The proteins below come from a single Acaryochloris sp. CCMEE 5410 genomic window:
- a CDS encoding filamentous hemagglutinin N-terminal domain-containing protein has translation MLPLCLFNPHPLQAQIIPDQTLPINSQVTANGNNIVIEGGTTAGNNLFHSFESFSLTNSNQAIFNSASAIDNIISRITGKSISNIDGVIKVNSNANLLFLNPNGIIFGPNSSLDMGGSFLASTAVGVQFQDGSVLNTTNSQSPPLLTISRPTGLQFNGTQSGQIMVQGTLAVPPSQTLALVGRNVEFNSGTAIAESGRLEVGSVRQGSVTLSPSKIGWHLRYNQVQAFSDIQLLSESALLNPNVVSNPFGGIQIQGRHIRLSQSEVRAQMLADQPGADINVQASQSLEIGGEVDSFFPFSSWIANVVETNANGNGGSIKINVPKVSLLDGGRIQTLSLGNGSAGNVQVKADTLSLNGGASPIMNTRRELGDSLNSQISSSNFSNGVGGNVTITAHSLSLTNGGRIGTLVGPSASSQGGNVDVTISKSIFGKEVNPFQRDSGSGITTFTFGNGNAGQINVSTQQLSLRAGGQISSRSLNFPFGNQGFSPGTGNAGNVDVQANQSIHLQGASRLSPDIISFLGSINNGTGKGSDVSVTTPQLTVAEGASVSSAVFSFAASAGVLPPGVGKGAGGNLTINAANSITVIGINSSPFNPSPSILGTFTLGQGNAGDTTINTRRLAVLDGGQVNTGTLASGNAGRLFINASESVLVKGRASNDLPAQIASNTLVLNEATRNVFFLPSQPTGNTGEVTIQARQITLTDGGRIGVQHIGSGNAGELSIQADSLFLNKQGAIIAETASGEGGNLDLMVKDILRLRNNSLISTESEGLGNGGNININTQFLIASPFENSDIIANAFDGDGGNITISTQGIFGFASRDTVTPFSDITASSQQGINGVIKINSPEVDPSQSLVELPAVVPPLENIAQGCRPGQTLGGSSFTHIGRGGLPSGPGRYLTPHTVWQDLRPNHSAHLSPVHDHAKNSAMVKSPIQIVEAKGWTQDAQGRIHLTAQTTSSRTHGTGC, from the coding sequence ATGCTGCCCCTATGCTTATTTAACCCTCACCCTCTCCAGGCCCAGATCATTCCCGACCAAACCCTACCAATTAATTCCCAGGTCACGGCCAATGGCAACAATATTGTGATTGAAGGTGGAACAACTGCAGGAAACAATCTCTTTCATAGCTTTGAGTCATTTTCTCTAACAAATTCTAATCAAGCGATATTCAATTCTGCTTCTGCCATCGACAACATCATTAGTCGAATTACTGGGAAATCTATATCCAATATTGATGGCGTTATCAAAGTAAATAGCAATGCTAACTTACTCTTTCTAAATCCCAATGGCATTATTTTTGGTCCCAATTCCAGCCTGGATATGGGCGGCTCCTTCCTTGCTAGTACGGCAGTTGGAGTCCAGTTCCAAGACGGTAGTGTCCTGAACACAACCAATTCACAATCGCCACCCCTCTTAACGATTTCCAGGCCAACTGGGCTCCAGTTTAATGGAACTCAATCTGGACAGATTATGGTGCAGGGCACATTAGCTGTACCCCCTAGTCAAACCCTAGCCCTAGTGGGCCGTAATGTTGAGTTCAATAGCGGCACAGCCATCGCAGAATCTGGACGGCTTGAAGTGGGTAGCGTCCGTCAAGGCTCAGTCACCCTTTCTCCCTCTAAGATTGGATGGCATCTGAGGTACAACCAAGTTCAGGCATTTAGTGATATTCAGCTGCTGTCAGAATCGGCCCTATTAAATCCCAATGTGGTTAGCAATCCTTTTGGAGGGATTCAAATTCAAGGCCGTCACATCCGCCTCAGCCAATCTGAAGTTCGAGCCCAAATGTTGGCCGATCAGCCTGGTGCAGATATCAATGTCCAGGCAAGTCAATCCTTAGAGATTGGCGGTGAAGTAGATAGCTTCTTTCCGTTCAGCTCTTGGATTGCCAATGTGGTTGAAACAAATGCAAACGGTAATGGTGGCAGTATAAAGATAAACGTTCCCAAAGTATCTTTACTCGATGGTGGACGTATTCAAACCCTGAGTTTGGGGAATGGCTCAGCTGGAAATGTTCAGGTTAAAGCTGATACTTTGTCTTTGAATGGGGGAGCATCCCCCATCATGAATACTAGACGAGAGCTAGGAGACAGCCTAAATAGTCAAATTTCAAGCTCTAATTTCAGTAATGGAGTTGGCGGGAATGTCACAATTACAGCCCATTCCCTTTCATTAACTAACGGTGGTCGGATAGGAACTCTAGTTGGTCCTTCAGCCTCAAGCCAAGGTGGCAATGTAGATGTCACCATCTCAAAGTCAATTTTTGGCAAAGAAGTTAACCCATTTCAAAGAGACTCTGGTAGCGGCATCACAACGTTTACTTTTGGTAACGGAAATGCCGGACAGATTAACGTATCTACTCAGCAGCTATCTCTTCGGGCTGGGGGACAAATTAGTTCACGTAGCTTAAATTTTCCGTTTGGGAATCAAGGTTTTTCTCCTGGAACTGGCAACGCAGGCAATGTTGATGTTCAGGCTAATCAATCGATCCATCTTCAGGGGGCATCCAGATTATCTCCAGACATCATTAGCTTTTTAGGAAGTATTAATAATGGCACTGGAAAAGGGAGTGATGTTTCTGTTACTACCCCGCAATTGACCGTAGCAGAAGGCGCCAGTGTATCTTCAGCTGTCTTTTCTTTTGCGGCTAGTGCTGGTGTGCTGCCACCAGGAGTGGGAAAGGGGGCAGGAGGTAACTTAACTATTAATGCTGCAAACTCGATAACAGTCATTGGCATTAATTCTTCCCCGTTCAATCCCTCACCCAGCATATTAGGAACCTTTACTCTCGGCCAGGGCAATGCAGGTGATACCACCATTAATACCCGAAGATTAGCTGTCTTAGATGGAGGGCAAGTCAATACTGGAACCCTGGCTAGTGGTAACGCTGGCAGGTTATTTATCAACGCTTCAGAATCAGTGTTGGTCAAGGGAAGAGCCTCAAATGATCTTCCAGCTCAAATTGCATCAAATACCTTGGTTCTAAATGAAGCCACTCGCAACGTTTTCTTTCTCCCCTCTCAGCCAACTGGCAATACAGGAGAGGTTACCATTCAAGCGAGGCAAATTACCCTCACCGATGGGGGGCGTATTGGTGTGCAGCATATTGGTAGCGGTAATGCGGGTGAGTTGAGCATCCAAGCGGATTCCCTTTTCTTAAATAAGCAAGGAGCAATTATCGCAGAGACCGCTTCTGGCGAAGGTGGCAACTTAGATCTTATGGTCAAGGACATCTTGCGGTTACGGAACAATAGCCTTATTTCCACAGAATCCGAAGGACTCGGGAATGGTGGCAATATTAATATCAACACTCAATTCCTGATTGCCTCTCCCTTCGAAAACAGCGATATTATTGCCAACGCCTTTGATGGAGATGGTGGGAATATCACCATCAGCACTCAAGGTATTTTCGGTTTTGCGTCTCGCGACACAGTCACCCCATTCAGCGATATTACAGCCAGCTCTCAACAAGGCATTAATGGTGTTATCAAAATCAATAGCCCCGAAGTAGATCCCAGCCAGAGCCTAGTGGAGCTACCTGCTGTCGTTCCACCACTAGAAAACATTGCCCAAGGCTGCCGACCTGGACAAACATTGGGTGGTAGTTCTTTTACCCATATTGGTCGCGGAGGACTTCCTTCTGGGCCAGGTCGATACTTAACCCCCCATACAGTATGGCAAGATCTCAGACCGAACCATTCAGCTCATCTGAGTCCTGTTCACGATCATGCAAAAAATTCTGCCATGGTTAAATCCCCCATCCAGATTGTTGAAGCAAAAGGATGGACTCAGGATGCGCAAGGTCGTATCCATTTAACTGCCCAAACGACTTCCAGCAGAACGCATGGAACAGGCTGCTAG
- a CDS encoding DUF6717 family protein, with translation MANSIMVIAPYRYEEMWVFDDPLAGLVQEPFVSGIPQMIDRLVVDIPKAEQGFKLIFAQTPFPGYQAQLDWLRPEFGGHWYRWSAEEMEGWLCPALFKYFESAPQQLFCQAEVKSHDL, from the coding sequence ATGGCAAATTCAATTATGGTAATTGCCCCTTATCGATATGAAGAGATGTGGGTATTTGACGATCCGCTAGCGGGATTAGTGCAGGAACCCTTTGTCAGCGGTATTCCCCAAATGATCGATCGGTTGGTGGTCGATATTCCTAAAGCTGAGCAAGGATTTAAGCTGATCTTTGCTCAAACCCCTTTTCCGGGGTATCAAGCTCAGCTAGACTGGCTGCGGCCAGAATTTGGTGGCCATTGGTATCGTTGGTCGGCGGAGGAAATGGAAGGGTGGCTCTGTCCCGCCCTGTTCAAATACTTTGAATCTGCACCCCAGCAGCTCTTTTGCCAGGCTGAGGTCAAGTCCCATGACCTTTGA
- a CDS encoding isoaspartyl peptidase/L-asparaginase family protein, which produces MSSNYSLMIHGGAGALQHIQAEGSEEDFAQSINGILEQGRQKLQQGEPALNVVEHCVSLLEDDPLYNAGRGSVLNEYGEVEMDAAIMNGQDLAAGAITGIKNIKNPISLARLVLKKSEHVMLVGHGAMEFAELWGVECLPDDYFVIEARVKQFQEAKKAGKMVLDHEDIEQEPQRKFGTVGATAFDLEGNLAAATSTGGIVNKRWGRVGDSPIIGAGVFADNETCAVSATGYGEQFMRTVLAKTISDHILFQSLTAAQAAEAGMAYLVSKVKGLGGVIVIDAEGRCGAGHSTSGMIYGWIEHGGESHFQLT; this is translated from the coding sequence ATGTCTTCTAACTACTCCCTAATGATTCATGGGGGCGCTGGTGCCCTACAACATATTCAAGCCGAGGGCAGTGAAGAGGACTTTGCCCAAAGTATCAATGGCATCTTAGAACAGGGGCGCCAAAAGCTGCAGCAAGGGGAGCCTGCTCTAAATGTGGTAGAGCATTGTGTCAGCTTGTTAGAAGATGATCCGCTGTACAACGCTGGACGCGGATCCGTCCTCAATGAGTATGGCGAAGTAGAGATGGACGCGGCCATTATGAATGGTCAAGATTTGGCTGCTGGTGCGATCACAGGCATTAAAAATATCAAAAACCCAATTTCCCTTGCCCGCCTAGTACTCAAAAAAAGCGAGCATGTGATGTTGGTGGGGCATGGTGCCATGGAGTTTGCAGAATTATGGGGAGTGGAATGTTTACCCGATGATTACTTTGTTATCGAAGCCCGAGTTAAACAGTTCCAAGAAGCCAAAAAGGCGGGCAAGATGGTGCTGGATCATGAAGATATTGAGCAGGAACCCCAACGCAAGTTTGGAACCGTAGGTGCGACAGCCTTTGATTTGGAAGGCAATTTAGCGGCGGCCACCTCAACGGGGGGCATTGTTAATAAACGGTGGGGGCGTGTGGGAGACTCGCCGATTATTGGTGCTGGCGTATTTGCAGACAATGAGACCTGCGCAGTTTCGGCAACGGGATATGGAGAGCAGTTTATGCGGACTGTGCTTGCCAAAACGATTTCAGACCATATTCTCTTCCAATCTCTGACTGCTGCTCAGGCTGCTGAGGCTGGCATGGCGTATTTAGTGTCTAAGGTCAAAGGTTTGGGGGGCGTGATCGTTATTGATGCAGAAGGCAGATGCGGTGCTGGCCACTCCACCTCGGGCATGATTTATGGCTGGATTGAACATGGGGGCGAATCCCATTTTCAATTAACCTAG
- the argJ gene encoding bifunctional glutamate N-acetyltransferase/amino-acid acetyltransferase ArgJ, giving the protein MADWQTVPGGVTAPQGYRAAGIAAGLKPSGAKDLALIVSDVKAHGAGVFTTNRVKAACVTYSQDRIQTGPTEIQAILCNSGQANAGTGPQGDAIAISQAKSAAQILGLTPDAILIASTGVIGEQLPIDKVEAAMPQLVEQLSAEGSDQAAQAIMTTDLVPKTVALETHISGQPVRVGGIAKGSGMIHPDMATLLVFVTCDAQVEPTLWQQMIGRAANRSFNQVTVDGDTSTNDMLLALANGQSAAPAIQGPGPEADQVEALVTEVCKQLAQKVARDGEGATCLIEVQVQGTTDEAEAQKIAKTIAGSMLVKSAVFGRDPNWGRIAMAAGRAGVDFDATQLHIQLGDFVLMHQGAPQGFDREAASQYLHQDPVIIQVSVGDGDGMGKAWGCDLSYDYVKINAEYTT; this is encoded by the coding sequence ATGGCAGATTGGCAGACCGTTCCAGGCGGGGTGACCGCTCCCCAGGGATACCGTGCAGCAGGGATAGCAGCAGGCTTAAAGCCTTCAGGGGCAAAAGATTTGGCTCTGATTGTGTCTGATGTCAAAGCTCATGGGGCTGGGGTCTTTACGACCAATCGGGTCAAAGCTGCCTGTGTGACCTATAGCCAGGACCGGATCCAAACTGGTCCGACCGAGATTCAGGCAATTTTGTGCAATTCTGGCCAGGCAAATGCGGGAACAGGCCCCCAGGGAGACGCCATTGCGATCTCACAAGCAAAGAGCGCAGCTCAAATCTTGGGACTGACTCCGGACGCCATTCTGATTGCTTCGACTGGGGTCATTGGCGAACAACTCCCCATCGATAAGGTAGAAGCAGCAATGCCCCAACTGGTAGAGCAGCTTTCTGCTGAAGGGTCTGATCAAGCAGCCCAGGCGATTATGACCACTGATTTAGTGCCCAAAACCGTTGCTTTAGAAACTCACATTAGCGGTCAGCCAGTTCGAGTCGGCGGGATTGCCAAAGGCTCGGGCATGATTCATCCTGACATGGCGACCTTGTTAGTGTTTGTCACCTGTGATGCCCAGGTGGAACCAACGCTCTGGCAACAAATGATTGGGCGAGCTGCCAATCGCAGTTTTAATCAAGTGACGGTGGATGGGGATACCAGTACCAACGATATGCTGTTGGCATTGGCGAATGGCCAATCTGCCGCTCCAGCCATTCAGGGTCCCGGTCCTGAAGCGGATCAAGTGGAAGCTCTGGTGACGGAAGTTTGTAAGCAGTTGGCACAAAAAGTTGCCCGAGATGGGGAAGGAGCGACCTGTCTGATTGAAGTACAGGTCCAAGGCACTACCGATGAAGCAGAAGCCCAGAAAATAGCCAAAACAATTGCCGGGTCGATGTTGGTGAAATCGGCAGTGTTTGGTCGTGACCCCAATTGGGGCCGGATCGCGATGGCGGCAGGTCGGGCAGGGGTAGATTTCGATGCGACCCAACTCCATATTCAGTTGGGTGATTTTGTCCTGATGCATCAGGGCGCACCCCAAGGGTTTGATCGTGAGGCGGCTAGCCAATATCTCCATCAAGATCCGGTGATTATTCAGGTTAGTGTTGGAGATGGAGATGGGATGGGCAAAGCTTGGGGATGCGATTTGAGCTATGACTACGTCAAAATCAATGCTGAATATACGACCTAA
- a CDS encoding class I SAM-dependent methyltransferase, producing MTAASPQAPRLASRVVNGLLAIKPLANFAKFQARKMMIERAESIGVPWRKRASSLMDRGLEVWEAERQAIQTPDLDYPDYYVVSFHAYESGNLSWEAATEVEVASYAAHARIWPESGAQGDSRLRQSYHTVMQEKISTAPKDILDMGCSVGLSTLALQETYPEARLTGLDLSPYFLAIANHNTPANDSLQWIHRAAEETGLPDNSFDLVSICLVCHELPRTAIRNIFAEAHRLLRPQGHLAVMDMNPNSDVHRKLPPYVLTLLKSTEPYLDDYFTFDIQQAFVEAGFRRPSLTCNSPRHRTLIAQVK from the coding sequence ATGACTGCTGCTTCCCCCCAAGCACCCCGACTTGCGTCTCGCGTCGTCAATGGTCTCTTAGCTATCAAGCCGCTGGCTAACTTTGCTAAGTTCCAAGCCCGGAAAATGATGATTGAACGGGCAGAGTCAATCGGAGTCCCCTGGCGAAAACGAGCCTCGTCCCTGATGGATCGAGGATTAGAGGTGTGGGAAGCAGAGCGACAAGCCATTCAAACCCCCGATTTGGACTATCCAGACTATTATGTGGTTTCCTTTCATGCTTACGAGTCAGGAAATCTGAGTTGGGAAGCGGCGACAGAAGTGGAAGTCGCGTCTTATGCTGCCCATGCTCGGATTTGGCCTGAGTCGGGTGCCCAGGGGGATAGCCGCTTACGCCAGAGTTATCACACAGTGATGCAGGAGAAAATCTCGACAGCTCCTAAAGATATTTTGGATATGGGCTGTAGCGTTGGGCTGAGTACCTTGGCGCTGCAAGAGACCTATCCAGAGGCGAGGTTAACGGGGTTGGATCTGTCTCCGTATTTTTTGGCGATCGCAAACCACAATACCCCCGCCAACGACTCTCTCCAGTGGATACACCGCGCCGCAGAAGAGACGGGCTTACCGGATAACAGTTTTGACTTAGTCTCTATTTGCCTGGTCTGTCACGAGTTACCCCGCACAGCCATCCGCAATATCTTTGCCGAAGCCCATCGCCTACTGCGGCCCCAAGGACATTTAGCTGTAATGGATATGAACCCCAACTCCGATGTCCACCGCAAGTTGCCCCCCTATGTGCTGACGCTCCTTAAGAGTACCGAGCCTTATCTAGACGACTACTTCACCTTTGATATTCAGCAAGCTTTTGTCGAGGCCGGTTTCCGACGGCCCTCCCTGACCTGCAACAGCCCTCGTCACCGCACCCTGATTGCCCAGGTGAAATAA
- a CDS encoding DNA polymerase beta superfamily protein codes for MQPHLIVPVGTQVVSRVDVNTEAGVCLAGAVGKIVKAPTDNSHSYEIELPDGRQLHLQRHQFSLRKQYQTQGFPDFLADYNLQDYVIYRCVVGSRAYGLDDEYSDCDRRGIYLPPAPLHWSLYGIPEQIEDKPAQECYWELQKFLLLALKANPNVLECLYSPLIETATPLAQMLLDQRTMFLSRLVYQTYNGYALSQFKKMEQDLRSKGHIRWKHAMHLIRLLLSGITVLKEGFVPVDMRDYRERLLGIKYEHWTWPQVDQWRLQLHRQFEQAFAQTQLPERPNYEQANAFLIEARQSMV; via the coding sequence ATGCAACCCCATTTGATTGTGCCGGTGGGTACCCAAGTGGTCAGCCGAGTCGATGTTAATACTGAGGCAGGGGTCTGTCTCGCGGGCGCCGTTGGCAAAATTGTCAAAGCCCCCACGGATAATTCCCATTCCTATGAAATTGAATTGCCCGATGGTCGCCAATTACATTTACAGCGGCACCAGTTTAGCCTGCGTAAACAGTATCAGACACAAGGGTTCCCTGACTTTTTGGCAGACTACAACCTGCAAGATTACGTGATTTATCGCTGTGTGGTCGGGTCGCGAGCTTATGGTTTGGATGACGAGTATTCAGATTGCGATCGCAGAGGTATCTACCTCCCCCCTGCCCCCTTGCATTGGTCTCTGTACGGAATTCCCGAGCAAATTGAAGATAAACCGGCTCAAGAATGCTATTGGGAACTGCAGAAGTTTCTCTTGTTAGCCCTTAAGGCCAACCCCAATGTTTTGGAATGTCTCTATTCACCGCTGATTGAAACGGCAACGCCTCTGGCACAAATGCTTCTAGACCAGCGCACGATGTTTTTATCCCGGTTGGTCTATCAAACCTACAACGGCTATGCCCTCTCCCAGTTCAAAAAAATGGAGCAGGATTTACGGTCCAAAGGCCATATCCGCTGGAAACATGCGATGCATCTGATTCGGCTGCTCTTATCTGGGATTACCGTGCTTAAGGAAGGGTTTGTCCCCGTCGATATGCGTGACTATCGTGAGCGTCTGCTAGGGATAAAATACGAGCACTGGACTTGGCCCCAGGTGGATCAGTGGCGGCTGCAACTCCATCGGCAGTTCGAGCAAGCCTTTGCTCAAACCCAACTGCCAGAACGGCCTAACTATGAACAAGCCAATGCTTTTTTGATCGAAGCACGACAAAGCATGGTGTAA